A window of the Megalopta genalis isolate 19385.01 chromosome 2, iyMegGena1_principal, whole genome shotgun sequence genome harbors these coding sequences:
- the how gene encoding protein held out wings isoform X4 yields MRFRRLNNNISSGCSGAEGRKNREGLESQANRNRRLRLPEVYFDYAKHLNHGSVPTSLPFSAKRKEIAKVRASLFQISGVKKEPLVLPEPEGEITTLTEKVYVPVKEHPDFNFVGRILGPRGMTAKQLEQETGCKIMVRGKGSMRDKKKEELNRGKPNWEHLTDELHVLLTVDDTENRATLKLARAVEEVKKLLVPADGEDELKKRQLMELAIINGTYRDSNTKVAAVTDLLNVSACDEEWRRVAAAAAETQRLLPGLATPMRTPSAPLGAPLILSPRISVPTTAASLLNGSGPPGSLLSAGDPHGLIYTPYADYANYAALAGSPLLTEYTTADHSGAAAAAAKQRRHLGQIREHPYQRAGALS; encoded by the exons ATGCGATTTCGCAGgctaaataataatatctcGTCAGGTTGCTCGGGCGCAGAAGGTCGTAAAAATCGCGAGGGTTTAGAAAGTCAGGCGAACAGGAATCGGCGTCTTCGACTGCCGGAAGTATACTTCGACTATGCCAAGCACTTGAACCATGGCTCCGTTCCCACATCGCTGCCATTTTCTGCGAAACGGAAAG AAATCGCAAAGGTGCGGGCGAGTCTATTTCAAATCAGCGGCGTCAAGAAAGAACCGCTGGTTTTGCCGGAACCGGAGGGCGAGATCACAACGTTGACAGAGAAAGTTTATGTACCTGTTAAAGAACACCCAGAC TTTAACTTCGTCGGGAGAATTCTTGGACCACGCGGGATGACAGCTAAGCAATTAGAACAAGAGACAGGATGCAAGATTATGGTGCGGGGTAAAGGATCCATGAGGGACAAGAAGAAG GAGGAGTTAAACCGAGGTAAACCAAACTGGGAGCACCTAACGGATGAACTGCATGTTTTATTAACAGTCGATGATACTGAAAATCGTGCCACATTAAAACTTGCCAGAGCTGTGGAGGAAGTCAAGAAACTCCTTGTTCCC GCTGATGGGGAGGATGAACTGAAGAAGCGACAGTTGATGGAGCTTGCAATCATAAACGGTACCTACCGGGATTCCAACACGAAAGTGGCTGCTGTTACAG ACCTATTGAACGTTTCAGCCTGCGACGAGGAATGGAGACGTGTTGCCGCCGCTGCAGCAGAAACGCAGCGGCTTCTGCCCGGTTTGGCCACTCCGATGAGGACACCAAGTGCACCACTGGGTGCACCATTAATCCTGTCACCACGGATATCGGTGCCAACGACTGCAGCCTCTCTTCTGAACGGTTCGGGTCCACCGGGTTCCCTTCTCTCGGCTGGTGACCCCCATGGATTGATCTACACACCATATGCTGACTACGCCAACTATGCAGCCCTGGCAGGATCACCTCTGCTCACGGAGTACACAACTGCTGATCATTCTG GTGCGGCAGCGGCAGCTGCGAAACAGCGTAGGCACCTGGGTCAGATTCGCGAGCACCCTTATCAAAGGGCTGGTGCTTTGTCGTGA
- the how gene encoding protein held out wings isoform X3, with the protein MRFRRLNNNISSGCSGAEGRKNREGLESQANRNRRLRLPEVYFDYAKHLNHGSVPTSLPFSAKRKEIAKVRASLFQISGVKKEPLVLPEPEGEITTLTEKVYVPVKEHPDFNFVGRILGPRGMTAKQLEQETGCKIMVRGKGSMRDKKKEELNRGKPNWEHLTDELHVLLTVDDTENRATLKLARAVEEVKKLLVPQADGEDELKKRQLMELAIINGTYRDSNTKVAAVTDLLNVSACDEEWRRVAAAAAETQRLLPGLATPMRTPSAPLGAPLILSPRISVPTTAASLLNGSGPPGSLLSAGDPHGLIYTPYADYANYAALAGSPLLTEYTTADHSGAAAAAAKQRRHLGQIREHPYQRAGALS; encoded by the exons ATGCGATTTCGCAGgctaaataataatatctcGTCAGGTTGCTCGGGCGCAGAAGGTCGTAAAAATCGCGAGGGTTTAGAAAGTCAGGCGAACAGGAATCGGCGTCTTCGACTGCCGGAAGTATACTTCGACTATGCCAAGCACTTGAACCATGGCTCCGTTCCCACATCGCTGCCATTTTCTGCGAAACGGAAAG AAATCGCAAAGGTGCGGGCGAGTCTATTTCAAATCAGCGGCGTCAAGAAAGAACCGCTGGTTTTGCCGGAACCGGAGGGCGAGATCACAACGTTGACAGAGAAAGTTTATGTACCTGTTAAAGAACACCCAGAC TTTAACTTCGTCGGGAGAATTCTTGGACCACGCGGGATGACAGCTAAGCAATTAGAACAAGAGACAGGATGCAAGATTATGGTGCGGGGTAAAGGATCCATGAGGGACAAGAAGAAG GAGGAGTTAAACCGAGGTAAACCAAACTGGGAGCACCTAACGGATGAACTGCATGTTTTATTAACAGTCGATGATACTGAAAATCGTGCCACATTAAAACTTGCCAGAGCTGTGGAGGAAGTCAAGAAACTCCTTGTTCCC CAGGCTGATGGGGAGGATGAACTGAAGAAGCGACAGTTGATGGAGCTTGCAATCATAAACGGTACCTACCGGGATTCCAACACGAAAGTGGCTGCTGTTACAG ACCTATTGAACGTTTCAGCCTGCGACGAGGAATGGAGACGTGTTGCCGCCGCTGCAGCAGAAACGCAGCGGCTTCTGCCCGGTTTGGCCACTCCGATGAGGACACCAAGTGCACCACTGGGTGCACCATTAATCCTGTCACCACGGATATCGGTGCCAACGACTGCAGCCTCTCTTCTGAACGGTTCGGGTCCACCGGGTTCCCTTCTCTCGGCTGGTGACCCCCATGGATTGATCTACACACCATATGCTGACTACGCCAACTATGCAGCCCTGGCAGGATCACCTCTGCTCACGGAGTACACAACTGCTGATCATTCTG GTGCGGCAGCGGCAGCTGCGAAACAGCGTAGGCACCTGGGTCAGATTCGCGAGCACCCTTATCAAAGGGCTGGTGCTTTGTCGTGA
- the how gene encoding protein held out wings isoform X1, translated as MRFRRLNNNISSGCSGAEGRKNREGLESQANRNRRLRLPEVYFDYAKHLNHGSVPTSLPFSAKRKEIAKVRASLFQISGVKKEPLVLPEPEGEITTLTEKVYVPVKEHPDFNFVGRILGPRGMTAKQLEQETGCKIMVRGKGSMRDKKKEELNRGKPNWEHLTDELHVLLTVDDTENRATLKLARAVEEVKKLLVPVQADGEDELKKRQLMELAIINGTYRDSNTKVAAVTDLLNVSACDEEWRRVAAAAAETQRLLPGLATPMRTPSAPLGAPLILSPRISVPTTAASLLNGSGPPGSLLSAGDPHGLIYTPYADYANYAALAGSPLLTEYTTADHSGAAAAAAKQRRHLGQIREHPYQRAGALS; from the exons ATGCGATTTCGCAGgctaaataataatatctcGTCAGGTTGCTCGGGCGCAGAAGGTCGTAAAAATCGCGAGGGTTTAGAAAGTCAGGCGAACAGGAATCGGCGTCTTCGACTGCCGGAAGTATACTTCGACTATGCCAAGCACTTGAACCATGGCTCCGTTCCCACATCGCTGCCATTTTCTGCGAAACGGAAAG AAATCGCAAAGGTGCGGGCGAGTCTATTTCAAATCAGCGGCGTCAAGAAAGAACCGCTGGTTTTGCCGGAACCGGAGGGCGAGATCACAACGTTGACAGAGAAAGTTTATGTACCTGTTAAAGAACACCCAGAC TTTAACTTCGTCGGGAGAATTCTTGGACCACGCGGGATGACAGCTAAGCAATTAGAACAAGAGACAGGATGCAAGATTATGGTGCGGGGTAAAGGATCCATGAGGGACAAGAAGAAG GAGGAGTTAAACCGAGGTAAACCAAACTGGGAGCACCTAACGGATGAACTGCATGTTTTATTAACAGTCGATGATACTGAAAATCGTGCCACATTAAAACTTGCCAGAGCTGTGGAGGAAGTCAAGAAACTCCTTGTTCCCGTG CAGGCTGATGGGGAGGATGAACTGAAGAAGCGACAGTTGATGGAGCTTGCAATCATAAACGGTACCTACCGGGATTCCAACACGAAAGTGGCTGCTGTTACAG ACCTATTGAACGTTTCAGCCTGCGACGAGGAATGGAGACGTGTTGCCGCCGCTGCAGCAGAAACGCAGCGGCTTCTGCCCGGTTTGGCCACTCCGATGAGGACACCAAGTGCACCACTGGGTGCACCATTAATCCTGTCACCACGGATATCGGTGCCAACGACTGCAGCCTCTCTTCTGAACGGTTCGGGTCCACCGGGTTCCCTTCTCTCGGCTGGTGACCCCCATGGATTGATCTACACACCATATGCTGACTACGCCAACTATGCAGCCCTGGCAGGATCACCTCTGCTCACGGAGTACACAACTGCTGATCATTCTG GTGCGGCAGCGGCAGCTGCGAAACAGCGTAGGCACCTGGGTCAGATTCGCGAGCACCCTTATCAAAGGGCTGGTGCTTTGTCGTGA
- the how gene encoding protein held out wings isoform X7: MRFRRLNNNISSGCSGAEGRKNREGLESQANRNRRLRLPEVYFDYAKHLNHGSVPTSLPFSAKRKEIAKVRASLFQISGVKKEPLVLPEPEGEITTLTEKVYVPVKEHPDFNFVGRILGPRGMTAKQLEQETGCKIMVRGKGSMRDKKKEELNRGKPNWEHLTDELHVLLTVDDTENRATLKLARAVEEVKKLLVPQADGEDELKKRQLMELAIINGTYRDSNTKVAAVTACDEEWRRVAAAAAETQRLLPGLATPMRTPSAPLGAPLILSPRISVPTTAASLLNGSGPPGSLLSAGDPHGLIYTPYADYANYAALAGSPLLTEYTTADHSGAAAAAAKQRRHLGQIREHPYQRAGALS, translated from the exons ATGCGATTTCGCAGgctaaataataatatctcGTCAGGTTGCTCGGGCGCAGAAGGTCGTAAAAATCGCGAGGGTTTAGAAAGTCAGGCGAACAGGAATCGGCGTCTTCGACTGCCGGAAGTATACTTCGACTATGCCAAGCACTTGAACCATGGCTCCGTTCCCACATCGCTGCCATTTTCTGCGAAACGGAAAG AAATCGCAAAGGTGCGGGCGAGTCTATTTCAAATCAGCGGCGTCAAGAAAGAACCGCTGGTTTTGCCGGAACCGGAGGGCGAGATCACAACGTTGACAGAGAAAGTTTATGTACCTGTTAAAGAACACCCAGAC TTTAACTTCGTCGGGAGAATTCTTGGACCACGCGGGATGACAGCTAAGCAATTAGAACAAGAGACAGGATGCAAGATTATGGTGCGGGGTAAAGGATCCATGAGGGACAAGAAGAAG GAGGAGTTAAACCGAGGTAAACCAAACTGGGAGCACCTAACGGATGAACTGCATGTTTTATTAACAGTCGATGATACTGAAAATCGTGCCACATTAAAACTTGCCAGAGCTGTGGAGGAAGTCAAGAAACTCCTTGTTCCC CAGGCTGATGGGGAGGATGAACTGAAGAAGCGACAGTTGATGGAGCTTGCAATCATAAACGGTACCTACCGGGATTCCAACACGAAAGTGGCTGCTGTTACAG CCTGCGACGAGGAATGGAGACGTGTTGCCGCCGCTGCAGCAGAAACGCAGCGGCTTCTGCCCGGTTTGGCCACTCCGATGAGGACACCAAGTGCACCACTGGGTGCACCATTAATCCTGTCACCACGGATATCGGTGCCAACGACTGCAGCCTCTCTTCTGAACGGTTCGGGTCCACCGGGTTCCCTTCTCTCGGCTGGTGACCCCCATGGATTGATCTACACACCATATGCTGACTACGCCAACTATGCAGCCCTGGCAGGATCACCTCTGCTCACGGAGTACACAACTGCTGATCATTCTG GTGCGGCAGCGGCAGCTGCGAAACAGCGTAGGCACCTGGGTCAGATTCGCGAGCACCCTTATCAAAGGGCTGGTGCTTTGTCGTGA
- the how gene encoding protein held out wings isoform X2 produces MRFRRLNNNISSGCSGAEGRKNREGLESQANRNRRLRLPEVYFDYAKHLNHGSVPTSLPFSAKRKEIAKVRASLFQISGVKKEPLVLPEPEGEITTLTEKVYVPVKEHPDFNFVGRILGPRGMTAKQLEQETGCKIMVRGKGSMRDKKKEELNRGKPNWEHLTDELHVLLTVDDTENRATLKLARAVEEVKKLLVPVADGEDELKKRQLMELAIINGTYRDSNTKVAAVTDLLNVSACDEEWRRVAAAAAETQRLLPGLATPMRTPSAPLGAPLILSPRISVPTTAASLLNGSGPPGSLLSAGDPHGLIYTPYADYANYAALAGSPLLTEYTTADHSGAAAAAAKQRRHLGQIREHPYQRAGALS; encoded by the exons ATGCGATTTCGCAGgctaaataataatatctcGTCAGGTTGCTCGGGCGCAGAAGGTCGTAAAAATCGCGAGGGTTTAGAAAGTCAGGCGAACAGGAATCGGCGTCTTCGACTGCCGGAAGTATACTTCGACTATGCCAAGCACTTGAACCATGGCTCCGTTCCCACATCGCTGCCATTTTCTGCGAAACGGAAAG AAATCGCAAAGGTGCGGGCGAGTCTATTTCAAATCAGCGGCGTCAAGAAAGAACCGCTGGTTTTGCCGGAACCGGAGGGCGAGATCACAACGTTGACAGAGAAAGTTTATGTACCTGTTAAAGAACACCCAGAC TTTAACTTCGTCGGGAGAATTCTTGGACCACGCGGGATGACAGCTAAGCAATTAGAACAAGAGACAGGATGCAAGATTATGGTGCGGGGTAAAGGATCCATGAGGGACAAGAAGAAG GAGGAGTTAAACCGAGGTAAACCAAACTGGGAGCACCTAACGGATGAACTGCATGTTTTATTAACAGTCGATGATACTGAAAATCGTGCCACATTAAAACTTGCCAGAGCTGTGGAGGAAGTCAAGAAACTCCTTGTTCCCGTG GCTGATGGGGAGGATGAACTGAAGAAGCGACAGTTGATGGAGCTTGCAATCATAAACGGTACCTACCGGGATTCCAACACGAAAGTGGCTGCTGTTACAG ACCTATTGAACGTTTCAGCCTGCGACGAGGAATGGAGACGTGTTGCCGCCGCTGCAGCAGAAACGCAGCGGCTTCTGCCCGGTTTGGCCACTCCGATGAGGACACCAAGTGCACCACTGGGTGCACCATTAATCCTGTCACCACGGATATCGGTGCCAACGACTGCAGCCTCTCTTCTGAACGGTTCGGGTCCACCGGGTTCCCTTCTCTCGGCTGGTGACCCCCATGGATTGATCTACACACCATATGCTGACTACGCCAACTATGCAGCCCTGGCAGGATCACCTCTGCTCACGGAGTACACAACTGCTGATCATTCTG GTGCGGCAGCGGCAGCTGCGAAACAGCGTAGGCACCTGGGTCAGATTCGCGAGCACCCTTATCAAAGGGCTGGTGCTTTGTCGTGA
- the how gene encoding protein held out wings isoform X6, with protein MRFRRLNNNISSGCSGAEGRKNREGLESQANRNRRLRLPEVYFDYAKHLNHGSVPTSLPFSAKRKEIAKVRASLFQISGVKKEPLVLPEPEGEITTLTEKVYVPVKEHPDFNFVGRILGPRGMTAKQLEQETGCKIMVRGKGSMRDKKKEELNRGKPNWEHLTDELHVLLTVDDTENRATLKLARAVEEVKKLLVPVADGEDELKKRQLMELAIINGTYRDSNTKVAAVTACDEEWRRVAAAAAETQRLLPGLATPMRTPSAPLGAPLILSPRISVPTTAASLLNGSGPPGSLLSAGDPHGLIYTPYADYANYAALAGSPLLTEYTTADHSGAAAAAAKQRRHLGQIREHPYQRAGALS; from the exons ATGCGATTTCGCAGgctaaataataatatctcGTCAGGTTGCTCGGGCGCAGAAGGTCGTAAAAATCGCGAGGGTTTAGAAAGTCAGGCGAACAGGAATCGGCGTCTTCGACTGCCGGAAGTATACTTCGACTATGCCAAGCACTTGAACCATGGCTCCGTTCCCACATCGCTGCCATTTTCTGCGAAACGGAAAG AAATCGCAAAGGTGCGGGCGAGTCTATTTCAAATCAGCGGCGTCAAGAAAGAACCGCTGGTTTTGCCGGAACCGGAGGGCGAGATCACAACGTTGACAGAGAAAGTTTATGTACCTGTTAAAGAACACCCAGAC TTTAACTTCGTCGGGAGAATTCTTGGACCACGCGGGATGACAGCTAAGCAATTAGAACAAGAGACAGGATGCAAGATTATGGTGCGGGGTAAAGGATCCATGAGGGACAAGAAGAAG GAGGAGTTAAACCGAGGTAAACCAAACTGGGAGCACCTAACGGATGAACTGCATGTTTTATTAACAGTCGATGATACTGAAAATCGTGCCACATTAAAACTTGCCAGAGCTGTGGAGGAAGTCAAGAAACTCCTTGTTCCCGTG GCTGATGGGGAGGATGAACTGAAGAAGCGACAGTTGATGGAGCTTGCAATCATAAACGGTACCTACCGGGATTCCAACACGAAAGTGGCTGCTGTTACAG CCTGCGACGAGGAATGGAGACGTGTTGCCGCCGCTGCAGCAGAAACGCAGCGGCTTCTGCCCGGTTTGGCCACTCCGATGAGGACACCAAGTGCACCACTGGGTGCACCATTAATCCTGTCACCACGGATATCGGTGCCAACGACTGCAGCCTCTCTTCTGAACGGTTCGGGTCCACCGGGTTCCCTTCTCTCGGCTGGTGACCCCCATGGATTGATCTACACACCATATGCTGACTACGCCAACTATGCAGCCCTGGCAGGATCACCTCTGCTCACGGAGTACACAACTGCTGATCATTCTG GTGCGGCAGCGGCAGCTGCGAAACAGCGTAGGCACCTGGGTCAGATTCGCGAGCACCCTTATCAAAGGGCTGGTGCTTTGTCGTGA
- the how gene encoding protein held out wings isoform X8 gives MRFRRLNNNISSGCSGAEGRKNREGLESQANRNRRLRLPEVYFDYAKHLNHGSVPTSLPFSAKRKEIAKVRASLFQISGVKKEPLVLPEPEGEITTLTEKVYVPVKEHPDFNFVGRILGPRGMTAKQLEQETGCKIMVRGKGSMRDKKKEELNRGKPNWEHLTDELHVLLTVDDTENRATLKLARAVEEVKKLLVPADGEDELKKRQLMELAIINGTYRDSNTKVAAVTACDEEWRRVAAAAAETQRLLPGLATPMRTPSAPLGAPLILSPRISVPTTAASLLNGSGPPGSLLSAGDPHGLIYTPYADYANYAALAGSPLLTEYTTADHSGAAAAAAKQRRHLGQIREHPYQRAGALS, from the exons ATGCGATTTCGCAGgctaaataataatatctcGTCAGGTTGCTCGGGCGCAGAAGGTCGTAAAAATCGCGAGGGTTTAGAAAGTCAGGCGAACAGGAATCGGCGTCTTCGACTGCCGGAAGTATACTTCGACTATGCCAAGCACTTGAACCATGGCTCCGTTCCCACATCGCTGCCATTTTCTGCGAAACGGAAAG AAATCGCAAAGGTGCGGGCGAGTCTATTTCAAATCAGCGGCGTCAAGAAAGAACCGCTGGTTTTGCCGGAACCGGAGGGCGAGATCACAACGTTGACAGAGAAAGTTTATGTACCTGTTAAAGAACACCCAGAC TTTAACTTCGTCGGGAGAATTCTTGGACCACGCGGGATGACAGCTAAGCAATTAGAACAAGAGACAGGATGCAAGATTATGGTGCGGGGTAAAGGATCCATGAGGGACAAGAAGAAG GAGGAGTTAAACCGAGGTAAACCAAACTGGGAGCACCTAACGGATGAACTGCATGTTTTATTAACAGTCGATGATACTGAAAATCGTGCCACATTAAAACTTGCCAGAGCTGTGGAGGAAGTCAAGAAACTCCTTGTTCCC GCTGATGGGGAGGATGAACTGAAGAAGCGACAGTTGATGGAGCTTGCAATCATAAACGGTACCTACCGGGATTCCAACACGAAAGTGGCTGCTGTTACAG CCTGCGACGAGGAATGGAGACGTGTTGCCGCCGCTGCAGCAGAAACGCAGCGGCTTCTGCCCGGTTTGGCCACTCCGATGAGGACACCAAGTGCACCACTGGGTGCACCATTAATCCTGTCACCACGGATATCGGTGCCAACGACTGCAGCCTCTCTTCTGAACGGTTCGGGTCCACCGGGTTCCCTTCTCTCGGCTGGTGACCCCCATGGATTGATCTACACACCATATGCTGACTACGCCAACTATGCAGCCCTGGCAGGATCACCTCTGCTCACGGAGTACACAACTGCTGATCATTCTG GTGCGGCAGCGGCAGCTGCGAAACAGCGTAGGCACCTGGGTCAGATTCGCGAGCACCCTTATCAAAGGGCTGGTGCTTTGTCGTGA
- the how gene encoding protein held out wings isoform X5 — protein sequence MRFRRLNNNISSGCSGAEGRKNREGLESQANRNRRLRLPEVYFDYAKHLNHGSVPTSLPFSAKRKEIAKVRASLFQISGVKKEPLVLPEPEGEITTLTEKVYVPVKEHPDFNFVGRILGPRGMTAKQLEQETGCKIMVRGKGSMRDKKKEELNRGKPNWEHLTDELHVLLTVDDTENRATLKLARAVEEVKKLLVPVQADGEDELKKRQLMELAIINGTYRDSNTKVAAVTACDEEWRRVAAAAAETQRLLPGLATPMRTPSAPLGAPLILSPRISVPTTAASLLNGSGPPGSLLSAGDPHGLIYTPYADYANYAALAGSPLLTEYTTADHSGAAAAAAKQRRHLGQIREHPYQRAGALS from the exons ATGCGATTTCGCAGgctaaataataatatctcGTCAGGTTGCTCGGGCGCAGAAGGTCGTAAAAATCGCGAGGGTTTAGAAAGTCAGGCGAACAGGAATCGGCGTCTTCGACTGCCGGAAGTATACTTCGACTATGCCAAGCACTTGAACCATGGCTCCGTTCCCACATCGCTGCCATTTTCTGCGAAACGGAAAG AAATCGCAAAGGTGCGGGCGAGTCTATTTCAAATCAGCGGCGTCAAGAAAGAACCGCTGGTTTTGCCGGAACCGGAGGGCGAGATCACAACGTTGACAGAGAAAGTTTATGTACCTGTTAAAGAACACCCAGAC TTTAACTTCGTCGGGAGAATTCTTGGACCACGCGGGATGACAGCTAAGCAATTAGAACAAGAGACAGGATGCAAGATTATGGTGCGGGGTAAAGGATCCATGAGGGACAAGAAGAAG GAGGAGTTAAACCGAGGTAAACCAAACTGGGAGCACCTAACGGATGAACTGCATGTTTTATTAACAGTCGATGATACTGAAAATCGTGCCACATTAAAACTTGCCAGAGCTGTGGAGGAAGTCAAGAAACTCCTTGTTCCCGTG CAGGCTGATGGGGAGGATGAACTGAAGAAGCGACAGTTGATGGAGCTTGCAATCATAAACGGTACCTACCGGGATTCCAACACGAAAGTGGCTGCTGTTACAG CCTGCGACGAGGAATGGAGACGTGTTGCCGCCGCTGCAGCAGAAACGCAGCGGCTTCTGCCCGGTTTGGCCACTCCGATGAGGACACCAAGTGCACCACTGGGTGCACCATTAATCCTGTCACCACGGATATCGGTGCCAACGACTGCAGCCTCTCTTCTGAACGGTTCGGGTCCACCGGGTTCCCTTCTCTCGGCTGGTGACCCCCATGGATTGATCTACACACCATATGCTGACTACGCCAACTATGCAGCCCTGGCAGGATCACCTCTGCTCACGGAGTACACAACTGCTGATCATTCTG GTGCGGCAGCGGCAGCTGCGAAACAGCGTAGGCACCTGGGTCAGATTCGCGAGCACCCTTATCAAAGGGCTGGTGCTTTGTCGTGA
- the how gene encoding protein held out wings isoform X9 has product MRFRRLNNNISSGCSGAEGRKNREGLESQANRNRRLRLPEVYFDYAKHLNHGSVPTSLPFSAKRKEIAKVRASLFQISGVKKEPLVLPEPEGEITTLTEKVYVPVKEHPDFNFVGRILGPRGMTAKQLEQETGCKIMVRGKGSMRDKKKEELNRGKPNWEHLTDELHVLLTVDDTENRATLKLARAVEEVKKLLVPVQADGEDELKKRQLMELAIINGTYRDSNTKVAAVTDLLNVSACDEEWRRVAAAAAETQRLLPGLATPMRTPSAPLGAPLILSPRISVPTTAASLLNGSGPPGSLLSAGDPHGLIYTPYADYANYAALAGSPLLTEYTTADHSALKKQKIRMCARKRDK; this is encoded by the exons ATGCGATTTCGCAGgctaaataataatatctcGTCAGGTTGCTCGGGCGCAGAAGGTCGTAAAAATCGCGAGGGTTTAGAAAGTCAGGCGAACAGGAATCGGCGTCTTCGACTGCCGGAAGTATACTTCGACTATGCCAAGCACTTGAACCATGGCTCCGTTCCCACATCGCTGCCATTTTCTGCGAAACGGAAAG AAATCGCAAAGGTGCGGGCGAGTCTATTTCAAATCAGCGGCGTCAAGAAAGAACCGCTGGTTTTGCCGGAACCGGAGGGCGAGATCACAACGTTGACAGAGAAAGTTTATGTACCTGTTAAAGAACACCCAGAC TTTAACTTCGTCGGGAGAATTCTTGGACCACGCGGGATGACAGCTAAGCAATTAGAACAAGAGACAGGATGCAAGATTATGGTGCGGGGTAAAGGATCCATGAGGGACAAGAAGAAG GAGGAGTTAAACCGAGGTAAACCAAACTGGGAGCACCTAACGGATGAACTGCATGTTTTATTAACAGTCGATGATACTGAAAATCGTGCCACATTAAAACTTGCCAGAGCTGTGGAGGAAGTCAAGAAACTCCTTGTTCCCGTG CAGGCTGATGGGGAGGATGAACTGAAGAAGCGACAGTTGATGGAGCTTGCAATCATAAACGGTACCTACCGGGATTCCAACACGAAAGTGGCTGCTGTTACAG ACCTATTGAACGTTTCAGCCTGCGACGAGGAATGGAGACGTGTTGCCGCCGCTGCAGCAGAAACGCAGCGGCTTCTGCCCGGTTTGGCCACTCCGATGAGGACACCAAGTGCACCACTGGGTGCACCATTAATCCTGTCACCACGGATATCGGTGCCAACGACTGCAGCCTCTCTTCTGAACGGTTCGGGTCCACCGGGTTCCCTTCTCTCGGCTGGTGACCCCCATGGATTGATCTACACACCATATGCTGACTACGCCAACTATGCAGCCCTGGCAGGATCACCTCTGCTCACGGAGTACACAACTGCTGATCATTCTG CACTAAAGAAACAGAAAATCAGAATGTgtgcgagaaagagagacaaaTGA